A window of the Cryptosporidium parvum Iowa II chromosome 7, whole genome shotgun sequence genome harbors these coding sequences:
- a CDS encoding CpCCP2; extracellular protein with a signal peptide, ricin, discoidin, NEC, LCCL, 2 levanase and an apicomplexan-specific cysteine-rich repeat (apicA repeat), producing MKKTRLDWLIAFFLFFGVSLIEGKNDGGILESILGTTLKELEKSIIDTQDLGESNDTKKLNETQILSDAYEANINKDRDNVPAATSSLSKAYNPLKLGELFIVPLTSAIADNYYHSYGPDGRDLFLPENGIRRGINHWLSDGNSIKKDIVYFTGILSEPRTVSGIVINWASSPGEVRIDVSKDGYTFEQAVDWTTNRLPSKEFEQKLYFKEKPIRISRVRIGMRNPIHTFFGINFTGLLVVGAPIVQLTSGITSMTEEFCWQIENGDIYSKGAELVLGSCIEAVASGDSREIFEFNSKGQLFNPVSKLCVRLKDNVVGGGALVLDDCRKASDGSGLFELMPNNQLRLARGGNLCLTSPGDKPGVANVALNSAASSTSVVRTGIENGPAMAVDGKDTSYWLSDSLTPGKDSANVNFLIDTGSVTKLKDIFIEWKYPAIDFNIDLSENGKEYQTQVSVNNNGLMSTTYSLEGKKARYVKIQMTIPSQDETGKYVYGIKQVRIFSNTMRSAVEDCSSVKQHNDGRDKIFPLPYNGDNFAPGLLLKAHGISVKNRLNELQELSGKVTSILPNLDACRKTSDGRDNTLKMQATKLGFLSEKLEKLTSDYNLEYKFTKPALGGSELYPGEDCVAIKNDKTQEAISGFYYVRPFCSTKPLRVYCDMNTGNTIYPMEMSVHSSRAASSACATVGLKPLLLRDKKESVVGIKKMLNMMNINDNRRVIPLTHDFGCDNPKGCNSQFTQLGSGVEEFVAASPQAAASNSTSGALPELVLCSTNTNLKHESNAISLSCESRFSDMKVFKSSPLLTSILVKCPTSCNPENGGVVIGSDVYRDDSSICLAAMHANTLNRSTGLAQITPIEGLESYGASIKNGISSVAYTGKRWKKSFVTSKYEGLCPSDSSLSMLISFVELENKGNENVNITSNYTMPQAKSLGMGVAVDTFEAINMMERYMDNIGGITYSPAMKESIGGSQVLVSKVRSQLKPTQIMDYHTRTSADDMLVRLHTVSSVLYYHMEEILETIVEQEDLLNKVRELKSTQTGFDSFKMPISDFIQFGKIFESWDTPGLVNGVGNWRILYEPIGGGGRSGVLGQTSSVGPNLPDRTVAIGSFSRIKYKKFYDIDYHVDVYVDSYEGSFGLAFRMQNFERYYLLEINQNKNGGFKRLIRVMDGQKSILSTKYDGGYVTGSWHHVRILLTGSRIQIWVGTEANSVQGENKKYSSPVKVFDLYDSTLLSGSVGFFSSGIKGGGVYFDNINIEAKPCTQPTIISSLLRPSAPPTAPVCSSYKSGSFGGVHNEFMFVDPELSNDGPSNWEFRSNVGGLQTRSLIQTSNIHSISSDNIGTHAILGGNRQCNSGVFEYSFFPQCPNGIIGGIIHYESESNYVIFEMGSYYSRIRAIKDGVIKTIASNVFVGYQVGVWNNIEIQFGTLGTKILASTNNYGKTQLLYSGSPLGIHDGSVGLSSFRCPGVAFQTIQLKPLSTMKSISGLFVEKDSSSNTKEETKTQDGKNLTTTTSEFNLDSEMTCQADHTTLRKKDCEKLSGGKQCETNYCSYCCENSANRTTKEQLKCKQECHKKDVMDEQSKKVLKKLGDCHSEDAIKLYSDKCNFTERKGQFSISMLNDEWTKQFVCFVDMCQMCCNTQPMDGVTEDSKADEASLSECYLQCILQDYKTMSISKSRK from the coding sequence ATGAAGAAAACAAGGTTAGATTGGTTGATTGccttttttctattttttggGGTATCATTAATAGAGGGTAAGAACGATGGAGGTATATTAGAATCAATCTTAGGAACAACTTTGAAGGAATTAGAGAAATCCATAATTGATACTCAGGATTTGGGAGAATCTAATGATACAAAGAAGTTGAACGAAACTCAAATATTAAGTGATGCATATGAAGCAAATATCAATAAAGATAGAGATAATGTGCCAGCAGCAACATCTTCACTATCTAAAGCTTATAATCCATTAAAACTTggagaattatttatagtACCATTAACTTCAGCAATAGCtgataattattatcataGTTATGGTCCAGATGGAAgagatttatttttaccAGAAAATGGTATCAGAAGAGGAATAAATCATTGGCTATCAGATGGaaattcaataaagaaGGATATAGTTTACTTTACAGGAATTCTTTCTGAGCCCAGAACAGTTTCAGGGATTGTAATTAACTGGGCTTCTTCTCCAGGAGAAGTTCGTATTGATGTTTCAAAAGATGGATATACCTTTGAGCAGGCAGTAGATTGGACTACAAATAGATTACCATCGAAAGAATTTGAGCAAAAGctatatttcaaagaaaagcCAATTCGTATTAGTAGAGTTAGAATCGGGATGAGAAACCCAATTCACACCTTCTTCGGAATTAATTTCACAGGTTTGTTAGTTGTTGGTGCTCCAATTGTTCAATTAACAAGTGGTATAACATCAATGACGGAAGAATTCTGTTGGcaaattgaaaatggtgatatttattcaaaggGTGCAGAGCTCGTATTAGGAAGTTGTATTGAAGCTGTGGCATCTGGAGATAGTAGAGAAATCTTTGAATTCAATAGTAAGGGTCAATTATTTAACCCAGTAAGTAAGTTGTGTGTACGACTTAAAGACAATGTTGTAGGTGGAGGAGCTCTGGTTTTGGATGATTGTCGTAAAGCTAGTGATGGAAGTGGATTATTCGAATTAATGCCAAACAATCAGCTCAGATTAGCTAGAGGTGGAAATCTATGCTTAACAAGTCCAGGAGATAAGCCAGGAGTCGCGAATGTTGCATTAAACTCAGCAGCCAGTTCCACAAGTGTGGTTAGAACAGGTATTGAGAATGGTCCAGCAATGGCTGTTGATGGAAAGGATACATCATATTGGTTGTCAGATTCTTTAACTCCTGGTAAAGATTCTGCAAATGTTAACTTTTTGATTGATACCGGTTCAGTTACAAAACTTAAAGATATCTTTATTGAGTGGAAATATCCTGCCATTGactttaatattgatttaagTGAAAATGGAAAGGAATATCAAACCCAAGTTTCTgtgaataataatggatTAATGTCAACCACTTATTCATTAGAAGGAAAGAAAGCAAGATATGtcaaaattcaaatgaCAATTCCAAGCCAAGATGAGACAGGGAAATATGTGTATGGTATCAAACAGGTGAGAATATTCAGTAATACTATGAGAAGTGCTGTTGAGGATTGTAGTAGTGTTAAACAACATAATGATGGTAGAGACAAAATATTCCCACTCCCATATAATGGTGATAATTTTGCACCCGGATTATTGTTAAAGGCTCACGGAATTAGTGTAAAGAATAGATTAAATGAATTACAAGAGCTTTCTGGTAAGGTAACTTCAATATTACCAAATTTGGATGCATGTAGAAAGACTTCTGATGGAAGAGATAACACATTAAAGATGCAGGCAACCAAATTAGGATTTTTGTCAGAAAAATTGGAGAAATTAACTTCCGACTATAATCTCGAGTATAAGTTTACGAAGCCAGCTTTAGGAGGTTCCGAGTTATATCCAGGGGAAGATTGTGTTGCTATTAAGAATGATAAGACTCAGGAAGCCATTAGTGGTTTTTATTATGTTAGACCATTCTGTTCAACCAAACCATTGAGAGTTTACTGTGATATGAACACTGGAAATACAATCTATCCAATGGAAATGAGTGTTCATTCTTCCAGAGCAGCTTCTTCAGCATGTGCAACTGTTGGATTAAAACCATTATTGTTAAGGGACAAAAAGGAATCTGTTGTAGGTATTAAGAAGATGTTGAATATGatgaatattaatgataatagaAGAGTTATTCCTTTGACTCACGACTTTGGTTGTGATAATCCTAAAGGATGCAATTCACAATTTACACAGTTAGGCAGTGGTGTTGAAGAATTTGTTGCTGCATCTCCTCAGGCAGCAGCTTCAAACTCTACATCTGGAGCACTTCCAGAACTGGTTCTTTGCAGTACAAATACCAATTTGAAGCATGAAAGCAATGCAATTTCCTTGTCTTGTGAAAGCAGATTCTCTGATATGAAGGTATTTAAATCATCTCCTCTCTTAACTTCAATTCTAGTCAAGTGTCCAACGTCATGCAATCCAGAAAATGGAGGAGTCGTAATAGGTTCTGATGTATACAGAGATGATAGCAGCATTTGTTTGGCAGCAATGCATGCTAATACTCTCAATAGATCAACTGGACTTGCTCAAATTACTCCAATTGAAGGGTTGGAAAGCTATGGAGCATCCATTAAAAATGGTATTTCTAGTGTTGCTTATACTGGAAAGCGTTGGAAGAAGAGTTTCGTAACTTCCAAATACGAAGGATTATGTCCAAGTGATAGTAGTCTTTCAATGTTAATTTCATTTGTAGAATTGGAAAATAAAGGAAATGAAAATGTTAACATTACCAGCAACTATACAATGCCTCAAGCAAAATCTCTTGGAATGGGAGTAGCTGTGGATACTTTTGAAGCAATCAATATGATGGAACGTTATATGGATAACATTGGTGGTATTACTTATTCTCCAGCAATGAAAGAGTCTATTGGTGGTAGCCAAGTTTTGGTTTCAAAGGTTAGAAGTCAGTTAAAACCAACTCAAATTATGGATTACCATACAAGAACTTCAGCTGATGATATGTTGGTAAGATTGCATACTGTCTCAAGTGTATTATACTATCATATGGAAGAAATCTTGGAGACAATTGTAGAACAGGAAGATCTATTAAACAAAGTTCGTGAACTGAAATCAACTCAAACAGGATTTGACAGCTTTAAGATGCCAATTAGTGATTTTATTCAGTTTGGTAAGATCTTCGAATCTTGGGATACTCCAGGATTAGTTAATGGAGTTGGAAACTGGAGAATTCTTTATGAACCAATTGGTGGAGGAGGAAGAAGTGGAGTTTTGGGTCAGACAAGTTCAGTTGGTCCAAATCTCCCTGATAGAACTGTAGCTATTGGATCCTTCTCAAGAATCAAGTATAAGAAATTCTATGATATTGATTATCATGTGGATGTTTATGTTGATAGTTACGAAGGTTCTTTTGGTTTAGCATTCAGAATGCAAAACTTCGAGAGATACTATCTTTTAGAGATTAATCAGAATAAAAATGGTGGATTTAAGAGACTGATTAGAGTTATGGATGGGCAGAAGAGTATATTATCCACTAAGTATGATGGTGGATATGTTACAGGTTCATGGCACCATGTCAGAATTCTTTTAACTGGCTCAAGAATTCAGATCTGGGTAGGAACCGAAGCTAACTCAGTACAAggagaaaataagaaatacTCAAGTCCAGTTAAAGTTTTCGATCTATATGACAGTACATTATTGTCAGGGTCTGTTGGATTCTTCTCGAGTGGAATTAAAGGAGGAGGAGTATactttgataatattaatattgaagctAAACCATGTACACAACCaacaataatatcatcattaCTAAGGCCAAGCGCACCTCCAACAGCTCCAGTTTGTAGCAGCTACAAGTCTGGCTCCTTTGGAGGAGTACATAATGAATTTATGTTTGTAGATCCAGAATTGTCCAATGATGGTCCTTCAAACTGGGAGTTCCGTTCAAATGTTGGAGGATTACAAACCAGATCATTGATCCAAACTAGTAATATTCACAGTATTAGCTCTGATAATATTGGTACTCATGCCATTTTGGGTGGAAATCGTCAATGTAACTCTGgagtatttgaatattcatTCTTCCCACAATGTCCAAATGGTATTATTGGTGGAATTATTCACTATGAATCAGAGTCAAACTATGTAATCTTTGAAATGGGATCATATTATTCCAGAATCAGAGCTATCAAGGATGGTGTAATTAAGACTATAGCATCTAATGTATTTGTTGGATACCAGGTTGGAGTTtggaataatattgaaatccAATTTGGTACTCTTGGAACAAAGATCCTTGCAAGTACCAATAACTATGGTAAGACACAATTATTGTACTCTGGTTCTCCATTGGGTATCCATGATGGTTCTGTTGGTCTCTCATCTTTCAGATGTCCAGGTGTTGCTTTCCAGACTATACAATTGAAGCCTTTGTCAACAATGAAAAGTATCTCAGGTTTATTTGTTGAAAAAGattcatcatcaaataCAAAAGAAGAAACCAAGACTCAGGATGGAAAGAATCttactactactacttCTGAATTCAATTTGGATAGTGAAATGACTTGTCAAGCTGATCACACTACTTTGAGAAAGAAGGACTGTGAGAAGCTTTCAGGGGGAAAACAATGTGAGACAAATTATTGTTCATACTGTTGTGAAAATAGTGCAAATAGAACAACAAAAGAACAATTAAAGTGTAAGCAGGAATGCCACAAAAAAGATGTTATGGATGAGCAGAGCAAAAAGGTATTAAAGAAACTTGGAGATTGTCACAGTGAAGATGCTATCAAATTATATTCTGATAAGTGTAATTTCACTGAAAGAAAAGGTCAATTCAGCATTAGTATGCTCAATGATGAATGGACTAAACAATTCGTATGCTTTGTAGATATGTGTCAGATGTGTTGCAATACTCAGCCTATGGATGGAGTCACAGAAGATTCCAAAGCTGACGAGGCATCACTATCAGAATGTTACTTACAATGTATTTTACAAGATTATAAAACAATGTCAATATCTAAAAGCAGgaaataa
- a CDS encoding RAD21-N-terminal like protein: MSLENTHLAESSVGEFSILKYVKSETLVNLWLTAYFEKRIKKKQLMSINIDESVQEIIKITNSENQWIPLRISCGLLTGVVKLFCHKVEYLDNKCTTVFTRMQNFSKNLHNNPNNLNSSKFINKEGSNPKIDRPQNHSKQLKSVIDIEDINLTLNINENSIEQLEMVPLSQVTERSENQNLELTLSQRSDQNLYQAGSMPILLDMEFDDFINNEENEDADVEMMIEDRLIVNESGVEIDLEANIEKRRGASVDFGEILANGLEEIGSIERGKLSEHGSNGDLLDIDNSHEYRGSINTFRASPISGSNRDSIGGFSAVLDTLEDSGNRLSISGITESILDKNSILNNISALNLPEISKSVKVSEAYSGRVGTKRMKVIEIAQDIVLSSRPLENRDKSLSIAFSNSKSDVKILKNLINLSKNSEMGVLGLNKTLPIRLSDGFLMSFISNEGHRVKNIKKKTIQKNNKSLFISESVKRTSNPSIEAYSSFESLEDHAEQEIYTNSVYEELNPDEEFQINTPVRGKKSQSQEDFDEKDELTFTPWTNYFGTAQRNIINLSPNTYYDDEKKIQSLFSSREVKTMEYLNSKFSKSDNLTFDELVKGSDASVVAPIFVQILHLKSKSMIDIQQEEPFGKISIFPVVNNAHKIM; this comes from the coding sequence atgagtcTAGAAAATACTCATTTAGCTGAGAGTTCTGTAGGGGAATTTTCTATTCTGAAATATGTAAAGAGCGAAACTCTGGTAAATTTGTGGTTAACAGCATATTTCgagaaaagaattaaaaagaaacaGCTGATGAgcattaatattgatgaaagCGTTCAAgaaatcatcaaaattaCAAATTCGGAAAATCAATGGATCCCACTGAGGATTTCATGTGGTTTATTAACGGGTGTAGTTAAACTTTTTTGCCATAAAGTTGAATATCTTGATAACAAATGTACAACAGTATTCACAAGAATGCAGAACTTCAGTAAAAACTTGCACAAcaatccaaataatttgaattctagcaagtttattaataagGAAGGATCAAATCCCAAAATAGATAGGCCTCAAAATCATTCGAAACAACTAAAAAGTGTAATAGACATTGAGGATATAAATCTAACTCTGAATATAAATGAGAATTCAATAGAACAGTTGGAAATGGTTCCATTATCCCAAGTAACTGAGAGGAGCGAGaatcaaaatttggaaCTGACTTTGAGTCAAAGAAGCGACCAGAATCTTTATCAAGCAGGTTCAATGCCAATTTTACTAGATATGGAATTTGATGATTTCATTAAcaatgaagaaaatgaagatgcAGATGTAGAAATGATGATAGAAGATAGATTGATAGTCAATGAGTCAGGAGTAGAGATTGATTTGGAGgcaaatatagaaaaacGCCGTGGTGCAAGTGTGGATTTTGGTGAAATCTTGGCTAATGGACTAGAGGAAATTGGCTCCATTGAAAGAGGAAAACTGTCCGAACATGGTAGTAATGGAGATTTACTagatattgataatagCCACGAATATAGAGGAAGTATTAATACATTTAGAGCATCTCCCATTTCCGGCTCAAATAGAGATAGCATCGGAGGATTTTCAGCTGTTTTGGATACGCTTGAAGATTCTGGAAATAGATTGAGTATTTCAGGAATTACTGAAAGTATTTTGGACAAAAACtcaatattaaacaatatTTCAGCTTTGAATCTTCcagaaatatcaaaatctgTCAAAGTTAGTGAAGCTTATAGCGGAAGAGTAGGaacaaaaagaatgaaagtAATCGAGATTGCTCAAGATATTGTACTTTCTTCTAGGCCATTGGAAAATAGAGATAAAAGTCTAAGTATTGCTTTCTCTAATAGTAAATCGGATGtaaagatattgaaaaatttaattaatttaagtAAGAATTCTGAAATGGGGGTTTTAGGCCTCAACAAGACACTTCCAATACGACTTTCTGACGGATTCCTCATGAGTTTTATAAGTAATGAAGGACATAGagttaaaaatatcaagaaaaaaaccATCCAGAAAAACAATAAGtctttatttatatctGAGTCTGTTAAAAGAACTTCAAATCCTTCAATAGAAGCATACTCTTCATTTGAAAGCCTTGAAGACCATGCTGAACAGGAAATCTATACAAATTCTGTTTACGAAGAACTAAATCCCGATGAAGAATTCCAAATTAATACTCCTGTAAGAGGCAAAAAGTCGCAATCTCAAGAAGACTTTGACGAAAAGGATGAATTAACCTTTACTCCTTGgacaaattattttggtACTGCgcaaagaaatattataaacTTATCCCCAAATACTTACTATGATgatgagaaaaaaattcaatcGCTATTTTCATCAAGAGAGGTAAAAACaatggaatatttaaattctaaGTTTTCAAAAAGTGATAACCTAACTTTTGATGAACTTGTAAAAGGTAGCGACGCTTCTGTAGTTGCTCCCATTTTCGTCCAAATACTACATTTAAAGTCAAAGTCTATGATAGATATTCAACAAGAAGAACCATTTGGTAAGATTAGTATTTTCCCAGTAGTAAATAATGCACATAAAATAATGTAA
- a CDS encoding cell division control protein 28, with protein sequence MQQTTVIKSKTTSYVVLQDLGSGTYGRVVKAYDQNNPTHLVAIKLFHLEEHEDEGVPATSIRELDILRTLNHPNIVDLYEVHYSRPTDGSPLLMGVFELCANDLKKHCKVHTQQLRDRYPDLKNPIAEHTAWAKELMFQLLNGMAYCHSHNIMHRDLKPQNVLMGMDGVLKIGDFGLARACRLPIPEYTHDVLTMWYRAPEILLGIDKYSPSVDVWSVGCIMAELLRGGHALLPGECEIDMVWRIFRYFGTPTEESWPEIGKLKYFDKNFPVWTCNVQENLKNLCKLADASAIDLLSKLLVCNPNKRISCKNALLHPWFDDIDRSKYVMWDSRVVLPSPRNLHSRFNEMINDENVQQNNRASRRSLTKGVSSDKRRRDSDKRNAKPTVGAVL encoded by the coding sequence atgcAACAAACTACGGTgattaaatcaaaaacaACAAGTTATGTAGTTTTGCAAGATTTAGGAAGTGGAACATACGGGCGAGTTGTGAAAGCTTATGACCAAAACAACCCCACCCACCTTGTGGCAATAAAGCTATTTCACCTTGAAGAGCACGAGGATGAAGGGGTTCCTGCCACTTCTATTCGTGAGTTGGATATATTACGTACTTTAAACCATCCAAATATAGTTGACTTATATGAGGTTCATTATAGCAGGCCAACAGATGGCTCTCCATTATTAATGGGAGTTTTTGAGCTCTGTGCAAATGATTTGAAAAAACACTGTAAAGTTCACACTCAGCAATTGAGGGATAGATATCCTGATTTAAAGAATCCAATAGCAGAACATACCGCATGGGCTAAAGAATTAATGTTTCAGCTATTGAATGGCATGGCATATTGCCATTCTCACAATATAATGCATCGTGATTTGAAGCCACAAAACGTACTTATGGGAATGGATGGCGTTCTTAAAATTGGTGATTTTGGCCTTGCTAGGGCCTGCAGACTACCAATACCAGAGTATACCCATGATGTTCTTACTATGTGGTATAGAGCTCCAGAAATCTTATTGGGGattgataaatattctcCTTCTGTAGATGTCTGGTCTGTTGGGTGTATAATGGCAGAACTACTAAGAGGCGGTCACGCACTTCTTCCAGGAGAATGCGAAATAGATATGGTCTGGAGGATTTTTAGGTATTTTGGAACCCCAACTGAGGAAAGTTGGCCTGAGATTGGTAAGCTCAAATACTTTGACAAGAACTTCCCTGTGTGGACGTGCAATGTACAGGAAAATCTTAAAAACCTTTGTAAGCTAGCTGATGCTTCTGCAATTGATTTGCTATCCAAATTATTGGTTTGTAATCCAAACAAAAGGATATCTTGTAAAAACGCTCTTTTACATCCATGGTTTGATGATATTGATAGATCTAAATATGTTATGTGGGATAGCAGAGTTGTTCTTCCATCTCCAAGAAATTTACATTCAAGGTTTAATGAAATgattaatgatgaaaatgttCAGCAGAACAATCGAGCTAGTCGTAGATCTTTAACAAAAGGTGTTTCTTCTGACAAAAGGAGGAGGGATTCCGATAAGAGAAATGCAAAGCCGACTGTTGGAGCTGTATTATGA